Proteins from a genomic interval of Acinetobacter sp. SAAs474:
- a CDS encoding hydroxymethylglutaryl-CoA lyase, protein MSDFVKIVEVGPRDGLQNEKQPLSLTQRRNLILDLIQAGLKNIEVGSCVSEKWVPQMANSDLLLQSLPKQPEIQFSLLTPNLKGFDAALAAGCREVAIFTAASEQFTQKNINCSIQESLAKFKDILQLAQQHQVKVRGYVSCVIDCPYAGAIAPHHVVKVTRALLDMGCYEVSLGDTIGTATPNRVQQLLTACQDEIDLNLLAGHFHNTYGMAIANIYQSLLQGIRSFDASIAGLGGCPYAKGASGNVATEDLYYLLSKLGFETGIQLDALMHASQNISQVLNRPNLSHYANAYQQQECA, encoded by the coding sequence ATGAGTGATTTTGTTAAAATTGTTGAAGTTGGGCCTCGTGATGGACTACAAAATGAAAAACAACCATTAAGTTTAACGCAACGTCGCAATCTGATTTTAGATTTAATTCAGGCAGGTTTAAAAAATATTGAAGTTGGTTCATGTGTTTCTGAAAAATGGGTTCCACAAATGGCCAATAGTGATCTATTATTACAGAGCCTGCCTAAACAACCAGAAATACAATTTAGTTTGCTTACGCCAAATTTAAAGGGATTTGATGCGGCACTTGCTGCTGGATGCCGTGAAGTTGCTATTTTTACTGCTGCCTCTGAACAATTTACCCAGAAAAATATTAATTGTTCTATCCAAGAAAGTTTAGCGAAATTCAAAGATATTTTACAGCTTGCTCAGCAACATCAAGTTAAAGTTCGTGGCTATGTTTCCTGTGTAATTGATTGTCCTTATGCAGGTGCAATTGCACCGCATCATGTGGTGAAAGTTACCCGTGCTTTACTGGATATGGGATGTTATGAGGTTTCATTAGGTGACACAATTGGTACAGCAACTCCAAATCGTGTACAACAATTATTAACAGCATGCCAAGATGAAATAGATTTAAACCTGCTTGCTGGTCACTTTCATAATACCTATGGTATGGCAATAGCCAATATTTATCAGTCACTGTTACAGGGAATACGCAGTTTCGATGCCTCTATTGCTGGTTTAGGAGGATGTCCTTATGCCAAAGGAGCTTCGGGTAATGTTGCAACAGAAGATTTATATTATTTACTATCAAAATTAGGTTTCGAAACCGGAATTCAACTCGATGCTTTAATGCATGCCAGTCAAAATATTAGCCAAGTTTTAAATCGTCCTAATTTATCTCATTATGCCAATGCTTATCAGCAACAAGAATGTGCTTAG
- a CDS encoding MFS transporter has product MSIKWLILAITVGLYLPVAIDATVLHIAIPTLSQTLNATTAQLLWIIDIYPLLMAGLILVMGALGDRIGYRKLMLMGSIIFAMASVLAAFSTTANFLILSRAILACGAAMIMPATLACIRHTFNEEKERNFALGMWVVAGGAGAAFGPLIGGFLLEYFDWGAVFLINIPIVLIVIIAILKYIPKQAVKSHQHINIVDALMLITAILCLIYSLKSGLKQFELNVIIFGLVGGILTYLFIKKQINSKQPLLNIQLFRTKSIQYGFIISVVAMIALVGFELLISQKLQYVYQYSPLQAGLYILPFMLAVSVSGFFSTPLLNRFGCKKVAVYSLLLSAFSMYGLAGIDVATMDFIAIFYMVLLGLSILCAFLAATSAILSGAPIEQAASAGAIESMSYELGTGFGVTLFGLLASFYYRQHVNFTALLSTVQQQTAQNSIGETYQILPDLTVENAATVMQLANTAFVEAHRSVLLISSFILLFLAIYIAIFWKEQHIQSNI; this is encoded by the coding sequence ATGTCAATCAAATGGTTAATTCTGGCAATTACTGTTGGGCTTTATTTACCTGTCGCAATCGATGCTACAGTTTTGCACATTGCAATACCCACATTAAGTCAAACACTCAATGCAACAACTGCACAGTTATTATGGATTATTGATATTTATCCATTACTTATGGCTGGACTTATTTTAGTTATGGGGGCTTTAGGAGATAGGATTGGCTATCGAAAATTGATGTTGATGGGAAGTATTATCTTCGCTATGGCTTCAGTATTAGCGGCCTTCTCAACTACAGCAAATTTCTTAATTTTATCAAGAGCAATTTTAGCTTGTGGTGCGGCAATGATTATGCCAGCAACCTTAGCATGTATAAGACATACTTTTAATGAAGAAAAAGAAAGAAATTTTGCATTAGGAATGTGGGTTGTTGCCGGAGGCGCTGGTGCGGCATTTGGACCGCTTATTGGTGGTTTTTTGCTGGAATATTTTGATTGGGGAGCCGTATTTTTAATTAATATCCCGATTGTTTTAATAGTGATTATTGCGATTTTAAAATACATTCCCAAACAGGCAGTAAAATCTCATCAACACATTAATATTGTCGATGCATTAATGTTAATTACAGCGATTCTTTGTCTTATTTATAGCTTAAAATCAGGATTAAAACAGTTTGAACTAAACGTTATTATATTCGGATTAGTTGGTGGGATACTAACTTATCTCTTTATTAAAAAACAAATAAATAGCAAACAACCTTTACTTAACATTCAACTATTTCGAACAAAATCTATTCAGTATGGTTTTATTATTTCTGTGGTTGCCATGATTGCTCTGGTTGGTTTTGAATTACTGATTTCTCAAAAATTACAATATGTATATCAATATAGTCCTTTACAGGCAGGATTATATATTTTGCCTTTTATGCTTGCCGTGAGTGTCAGTGGTTTTTTCAGTACACCACTTCTTAATCGATTTGGCTGTAAAAAAGTTGCAGTATATAGCTTACTACTTAGTGCGTTCTCCATGTATGGTTTAGCAGGTATTGATGTTGCTACAATGGATTTTATTGCTATATTTTACATGGTATTACTTGGTTTAAGTATATTATGTGCTTTTTTAGCAGCAACATCTGCAATTTTATCTGGTGCACCGATTGAACAAGCAGCATCGGCAGGTGCAATTGAAAGTATGTCTTATGAGTTGGGTACAGGATTTGGCGTTACCTTGTTTGGTTTATTGGCTTCATTTTATTATCGCCAGCATGTAAATTTCACAGCGTTATTATCAACAGTACAACAACAAACAGCTCAAAATTCGATTGGTGAAACATACCAAATTTTACCCGATTTAACAGTTGAAAATGCAGCAACTGTTATGCAATTAGCGAATACTGCTTTTGTTGAAGCACACCGTTCTGTTTTGTTGATTTCTAGTTTTATTTTACTTTTTTTAGCGATTTATATTGCTATTTTTTGGAAAGAACAGCACATTCAATCCAATATTTAA
- a CDS encoding enoyl-CoA hydratase/isomerase family protein — translation MNYQFLQLEQQDQVMTVWMDRAERHNAFNTEVIEELYHCFQFLHQHPDIRVVILASRGKNFSAGADLNWMKQAGAASVQENQADAFKLAQMLHCLASLKQPTIARVQGIAFGGGMGLAAACDICVATDDAQFATSEVRLGLAPSTISPYVIRAIGARQASRYFLTAERISAQHAKNIGLVHEVTTIEQLDSTIAQLVDSLLLGAPLAQSASKQLIQMVSQHELNIQLLQFTAQHIADIRQGDEAKQGLNAFLNKQTPAWIKTTAE, via the coding sequence ATGAACTATCAATTTTTACAACTCGAACAACAAGATCAAGTCATGACCGTATGGATGGATCGTGCTGAGCGGCATAATGCATTTAATACTGAAGTGATTGAAGAACTGTATCACTGTTTTCAATTTCTTCATCAACATCCAGATATTCGTGTGGTCATTTTAGCCAGTCGGGGTAAAAACTTTTCTGCAGGTGCAGATCTAAATTGGATGAAACAAGCAGGTGCTGCATCGGTACAGGAAAATCAAGCAGATGCATTTAAACTGGCACAAATGTTACATTGTTTAGCAAGCTTAAAACAGCCAACAATTGCACGTGTACAAGGCATTGCTTTTGGTGGCGGTATGGGATTAGCAGCGGCTTGTGATATTTGTGTCGCCACAGATGATGCTCAGTTTGCAACCTCTGAAGTTCGTTTAGGTTTGGCTCCATCGACCATTAGTCCTTATGTGATCCGTGCTATTGGTGCACGTCAGGCTTCACGTTATTTTTTAACCGCTGAACGAATTTCAGCACAACACGCTAAAAATATAGGTTTGGTACATGAAGTGACAACCATCGAACAGCTTGATAGCACCATTGCACAACTGGTCGATAGCTTATTATTAGGCGCACCTTTGGCACAAAGTGCTTCAAAACAACTGATTCAAATGGTCAGTCAACATGAACTGAATATACAATTACTTCAATTTACAGCACAGCATATTGCCGATATTCGTCAGGGAGATGAAGCCAAACAAGGCCTTAATGCCTTTCTTAATAAACAAACGCCCGCTTGGATTAAAACTACTGCAGAATAA
- a CDS encoding TetR family transcriptional regulator, translated as MQLIYAAIMMGKFSKAMSYLSKVERKQQILDIAMMMALEDGLNTLTVRNIAQKAALSVGLIHHHFATIQTLKCEVFIQLVYQCLDPQRIKQNLDLTEKLLFVLGFTEREREFPYIRLWNDAEKNSQLSTEFQRVFMMSMDAWHHAVKTLLETNQAVEVQTLDDIAWQLIGLTLGLESLSKFHGQLFTHHYAIQLVTTFIEDKLIKPEKMLKSHH; from the coding sequence ATGCAACTGATATATGCTGCAATCATGATGGGGAAATTTAGTAAAGCAATGAGTTATTTAAGTAAGGTCGAGCGAAAGCAACAAATTTTAGATATTGCCATGATGATGGCACTTGAAGATGGGCTAAACACCTTAACCGTAAGAAATATTGCACAGAAAGCAGCTTTATCGGTTGGCCTTATTCATCATCACTTTGCCACCATTCAAACTTTAAAATGTGAAGTGTTTATTCAACTCGTTTATCAATGCTTAGATCCTCAAAGAATCAAGCAAAATCTCGATTTAACAGAAAAATTACTCTTTGTATTAGGATTTACTGAACGAGAAAGAGAGTTTCCATATATTCGATTATGGAACGATGCTGAAAAAAATAGTCAACTCAGTACTGAGTTTCAACGTGTATTTATGATGAGTATGGATGCCTGGCATCATGCAGTTAAGACATTATTAGAGACAAATCAAGCAGTTGAGGTACAAACTTTAGATGATATTGCATGGCAATTAATCGGTTTAACCTTAGGATTAGAAAGTTTATCAAAATTTCATGGCCAGTTATTTACACATCATTATGCAATACAACTGGTCACAACATTTATTGAAGATAAACTTATTAAACCTGAGAAAATGTTAAAATCACATCATTAA
- a CDS encoding acetyl/propionyl/methylcrotonyl-CoA carboxylase subunit alpha, with product MFEKILIANRGEIACRIIRTAKKLGIVTVAVYSDADAQAQHVKLADEAIYIGESAAAQSYLQIERIIAAAQLTGAQAIHPGYGFLSENDQFALACQNNHIVFIGPPVEAILAMGLKATSKSLMEKAGVPLTPGYHGQQQEPEFLKQQADQIGYPVLIKASAGGGGKGMRLVEDSASFLAALSSCKSEARASFGNDDVLIERYVVQPRHIEVQVFGDQYGHYVHLFERDCSVQRRHQKVLEEAPAPNMPEDKLQAMRDAAINAARAVNYVGAGTVEFIVEQNGNAYFMEMNTRLQVEHPVTEMITGVDLVEWQLRVACGEPLPKQQHELTITGHALEARIYAEEPENDFLPAIGQISYLHYPTQNDRVRVDSGIIEGDEISTYYDPMIAKLIVWGENREAALTQMHHALSQFHVDGVGNNIAFLDRLVRCDAFKTAQLDTNLIQREEKFLLPEKSALTTQQAVSAALIELFSRINTSQISHHPVWKNKHFWRLNQYANYTVVLSYQNENIKVDFNISPQGIVANFNQQQLHIEANLLDQHRLQVQFNSQKSILYFNKTLQGITLFHAGQRYCFDTTEHHFNSIEEEQTEHQLVAPMPGVVTQVLVTAQDSVKKNDILMTLEAMKIEYAIRAPHDGIITNAYYQHGDQVKSGDKLIELQPFTEEVA from the coding sequence ATGTTTGAAAAAATTTTAATTGCCAATCGCGGCGAAATTGCTTGCCGTATTATTCGTACTGCAAAAAAACTTGGTATTGTAACGGTTGCTGTTTATTCAGATGCTGATGCACAAGCACAACATGTAAAACTTGCAGATGAAGCAATTTATATTGGTGAGTCAGCTGCTGCACAAAGCTACTTGCAGATTGAACGTATTATTGCAGCAGCACAATTAACCGGTGCACAGGCCATACATCCGGGATATGGGTTTTTATCAGAAAATGATCAATTTGCCTTGGCTTGTCAAAATAATCATATTGTTTTCATTGGTCCTCCTGTTGAGGCTATTTTGGCAATGGGGTTAAAAGCAACCTCCAAATCACTGATGGAAAAGGCAGGCGTACCCCTCACACCAGGTTATCATGGGCAGCAACAAGAGCCTGAATTCTTAAAACAGCAAGCAGACCAGATCGGTTATCCTGTCTTAATTAAAGCCAGTGCGGGTGGTGGTGGTAAAGGTATGCGTTTGGTCGAAGACAGCGCATCATTCTTAGCAGCATTATCTTCATGTAAGAGTGAAGCACGTGCTAGTTTTGGTAATGATGATGTTTTAATTGAGCGCTATGTTGTACAGCCTCGTCATATTGAAGTACAGGTTTTTGGTGACCAATATGGTCATTATGTTCATCTTTTTGAACGCGATTGCTCAGTACAGCGTCGTCATCAAAAAGTGCTTGAGGAAGCACCTGCACCAAATATGCCAGAAGATAAATTACAAGCGATGCGTGATGCTGCAATCAATGCTGCACGTGCAGTCAATTATGTTGGTGCAGGTACGGTTGAATTTATTGTTGAACAAAATGGTAACGCTTATTTCATGGAAATGAATACGCGTCTACAAGTTGAACATCCTGTGACAGAAATGATTACTGGGGTAGATTTAGTTGAATGGCAATTACGTGTGGCTTGTGGTGAGCCGCTACCCAAACAACAACATGAATTAACTATTACAGGTCATGCGCTTGAAGCACGTATTTATGCTGAAGAGCCTGAAAATGATTTTTTACCTGCCATTGGTCAAATTAGCTATTTACATTATCCTACACAAAATGATCGTGTCCGTGTTGATAGTGGTATTATCGAAGGCGATGAAATTAGTACCTATTATGATCCGATGATTGCCAAACTCATTGTGTGGGGCGAAAATCGTGAAGCAGCTTTAACACAAATGCACCATGCTTTAAGTCAATTTCATGTGGATGGTGTAGGCAATAATATTGCATTTTTAGATCGACTTGTACGTTGTGATGCATTTAAAACAGCACAGCTTGATACCAATTTGATTCAACGTGAAGAAAAATTTCTTTTACCTGAAAAATCAGCTTTAACCACGCAACAAGCCGTTTCTGCTGCATTAATTGAACTTTTTTCGCGTATTAATACATCCCAGATATCGCATCATCCTGTCTGGAAGAACAAACACTTTTGGCGCTTAAATCAATATGCCAATTATACTGTTGTATTAAGTTATCAAAATGAAAATATTAAAGTTGATTTTAATATCTCACCACAAGGCATAGTGGCTAATTTTAATCAGCAGCAGCTCCATATTGAAGCCAATTTACTTGATCAACATCGTTTACAAGTACAATTTAATTCACAAAAATCAATTTTATATTTTAATAAAACGCTACAAGGTATTACGCTGTTTCATGCGGGGCAACGCTATTGTTTTGATACTACAGAGCATCACTTTAATTCAATCGAAGAAGAGCAAACAGAACATCAATTGGTTGCCCCAATGCCTGGCGTAGTGACACAAGTATTGGTTACGGCACAAGATAGCGTGAAAAAGAACGATATTTTGATGACACTAGAAGCAATGAAAATTGAATATGCGATACGTGCGCCACATGATGGCATTATTACTAATGCTTATTACCAGCATGGTGATCAAGTCAAATCTGGTGATAAGCTCATTGAATTACAGCCATTCACGGAGGAGGTTGCATGA
- a CDS encoding PaaI family thioesterase, with translation MSASKAEIIEFMKTNFPQSQCVVEEIIANGAIVSHDIGFNQLRPGGTVAGPVLMAIADVAIYVAILGKIGIVSLAVTTSFNINFLRKPVANSRIIAHCNLIKTGKTLIIGEVSLYSEANNDLVAHAVATYAIPKEP, from the coding sequence ATGTCGGCAAGTAAAGCAGAAATTATTGAATTTATGAAAACTAATTTTCCACAAAGTCAGTGTGTGGTTGAAGAGATCATTGCTAATGGTGCAATTGTTTCACATGATATTGGCTTTAACCAACTTCGTCCTGGTGGTACAGTGGCAGGCCCAGTACTCATGGCGATTGCTGATGTTGCAATTTATGTTGCTATTCTTGGGAAAATAGGCATAGTTTCATTGGCTGTCACTACTAGTTTTAATATTAATTTTCTACGAAAACCAGTTGCAAATTCACGAATTATTGCACATTGTAATTTAATTAAAACAGGAAAAACCTTAATTATTGGTGAGGTTTCCTTATATTCAGAAGCTAATAATGATTTGGTTGCACATGCTGTTGCAACCTATGCTATCCCTAAAGAGCCTTAG
- a CDS encoding fimbria/pilus outer membrane usher protein, whose protein sequence is MNIHIKDVILLMMLWCITSTLYAQQPTSISTQSTEQELYLEVELNQAAQAQIGHFLEMNQRLYIDSESLKNLSIAAQPISISKDQSDYIALDQITGLHYQYDPLNQKISLQVPITLLTNQSHYHYQSLSPALINPQQEKFGALLNYNVFAQKNMDSFSINGWNELRFFNLFAGTFSLSGQYQYQDSHFQQHILDTYWERDFPEKLLRLRLGDGQTNALSWTRSTRLSGLSVAKNFSLQPYTVTTPLMSFKGQVSLPSQVDLIINGIQQSSQQVLPGQYEIQTLPSITGLGNAQVLITDINGQQQRLNFSLYRATQLLAQGLNDWSFSLGYPKLNYALSSFDYGSQPAFDGSYRYGVSNQLTVETHLELTNTLYQTGLGIIYQLGQRAGQLNFSYAYSHIPEHNGQLLGLGYSWNSEKININYNGLRQFGRFNDIASLNGSTFANRSDQIYIGLNTRIGQWGASYITQDYSNQNNQYVLLNWSYILPRRIHLNLSYSHDLLNQENNYYLSLNLPWKNRRSATVFTQQSPRTHQVGLNIIDTVDQDLGGLGWQAFASHTDQYTQFQGQVDYLNRYGLTQLNVQHTASDQQDNTSIFASLNGGMVIFKDIILPTRLNNGSFAIVSTDGIKNVPVRLENRLIGTTNHKGYLLLDRLNPYQHNSIIIDTLDLPLDLKIEQTQQDAVPRQSSGVLVRFPIYQVKGIQLQVMNPNGNFIAAGTAVWQNTEKKQSASRTVVGHDGIVYIDDVQSTELYIGDPLNPCKIHLPDITTLKGFNDLGTIICQ, encoded by the coding sequence TTGAATATACATATCAAAGATGTCATTTTACTGATGATGTTATGGTGTATTACATCTACGCTCTATGCACAACAACCAACGTCGATTTCGACACAATCTACTGAACAAGAATTATATTTAGAGGTAGAATTAAATCAGGCTGCTCAAGCTCAAATCGGCCACTTTTTAGAGATGAATCAACGTTTGTATATCGATAGCGAGTCATTAAAAAACCTTTCTATTGCAGCACAACCGATTAGTATCAGTAAGGATCAAAGTGATTATATTGCGTTAGATCAAATTACAGGTTTACATTATCAGTACGACCCATTAAATCAAAAAATTTCACTTCAAGTACCCATTACATTACTGACAAATCAATCTCATTATCACTATCAATCATTATCTCCAGCGCTGATCAATCCTCAACAGGAAAAATTTGGTGCCTTATTAAATTACAATGTATTTGCACAAAAAAATATGGATTCATTTTCAATTAATGGTTGGAATGAGCTACGCTTTTTTAATTTATTTGCAGGTACATTCAGCTTATCGGGTCAATATCAATATCAAGATAGTCACTTTCAACAACATATTTTGGATACATATTGGGAAAGAGATTTTCCGGAAAAATTGCTACGTTTACGTTTAGGTGATGGACAAACCAATGCACTTTCTTGGACTCGTTCTACGCGTTTAAGTGGTTTAAGTGTAGCGAAAAATTTTTCATTACAGCCCTATACCGTTACCACTCCATTAATGAGCTTTAAAGGTCAGGTCTCGTTACCATCACAGGTTGATTTGATTATTAATGGTATTCAGCAATCGTCACAACAGGTGCTGCCAGGTCAGTATGAAATTCAAACGCTTCCTAGTATTACCGGTCTAGGTAATGCACAAGTATTAATTACAGATATTAATGGACAACAGCAGCGACTCAATTTTTCTTTATATCGTGCTACACAGCTGCTCGCACAAGGTTTAAATGACTGGTCATTTAGTTTAGGTTATCCTAAATTAAATTATGCTTTATCTTCTTTTGATTATGGATCCCAGCCAGCATTTGATGGAAGTTATCGTTATGGTGTATCGAATCAGTTAACTGTAGAAACTCATCTAGAGTTGACAAATACATTATATCAAACGGGCTTAGGTATCATTTATCAATTAGGACAACGTGCTGGACAATTAAATTTCTCCTATGCATATAGCCATATTCCCGAACATAATGGACAGCTATTAGGTCTTGGTTATAGTTGGAATTCAGAGAAAATAAATATTAACTACAATGGCTTACGTCAATTTGGTCGTTTTAATGATATTGCCAGTTTAAATGGATCTACCTTTGCCAATCGTTCTGATCAAATTTATATTGGCCTTAATACGCGAATAGGGCAATGGGGTGCAAGTTATATTACACAAGATTATTCAAATCAAAATAATCAATATGTATTACTGAATTGGAGCTATATTTTACCAAGGCGTATTCATCTTAATTTAAGCTATAGTCATGATTTATTAAACCAAGAGAATAACTATTATTTATCCCTTAATCTGCCTTGGAAAAATCGTCGTTCAGCAACTGTATTTACGCAGCAAAGTCCTCGTACTCATCAGGTCGGTTTAAATATAATTGATACAGTAGATCAAGATCTGGGCGGATTAGGTTGGCAAGCTTTTGCTAGTCATACAGATCAATATACTCAATTTCAGGGGCAAGTTGATTACTTGAATCGTTATGGCCTAACACAGTTAAATGTTCAACATACTGCATCTGATCAACAAGATAATACCAGCATATTTGCGTCCTTAAATGGTGGTATGGTTATTTTTAAAGATATTATATTACCGACACGACTAAATAATGGATCCTTTGCGATTGTTTCTACCGATGGTATCAAAAATGTTCCAGTTCGTTTGGAAAATCGTTTAATTGGAACAACCAACCATAAAGGTTATTTATTACTCGATCGACTTAATCCTTATCAACATAATAGCATCATCATTGATACTTTGGATTTACCGTTAGATTTAAAAATAGAACAGACGCAACAAGATGCGGTACCTCGGCAAAGTAGTGGTGTACTGGTACGTTTTCCTATTTATCAGGTAAAAGGAATTCAATTACAGGTGATGAACCCTAATGGTAATTTTATCGCCGCAGGGACTGCAGTTTGGCAAAATACTGAAAAAAAACAATCCGCCTCTAGGACGGTGGTTGGACATGATGGTATTGTATATATTGATGATGTACAAAGTACTGAACTTTATATTGGTGATCCATTAAATCCATGCAAAATTCATCTTCCTGATATTACTACACTTAAAGGTTTTAACGATTTAGGAACGATCATATGTCAATAG
- a CDS encoding molecular chaperone, which produces MKNTARLFHVLQHACIGICAASIFMLQAHAASLQVAPILLEFLPQEKVKELWLTNTGDQSIQAQVRVNAWTQQNNQDTLTTSKNLIASPMVLSIPAGQRQLVRLMRNDKDKAEQSNEQAYRLIVDELPQAQTDTQSGLQLLLKYSIPVFFKTSNTNDVIQGFTSLKDMNFKYNTNTLTIDNQSGQYKRFSQFSYIDEQGKKIPIQRGLMGYVLSGQTMQWSIPKQIHVSPKGKFVAVINMDSNEQVLPLSP; this is translated from the coding sequence ATGAAAAATACAGCACGCTTATTCCATGTACTTCAACATGCTTGTATAGGAATATGCGCTGCAAGTATTTTTATGTTACAGGCGCATGCGGCAAGCTTGCAGGTTGCGCCTATTTTATTAGAGTTTTTACCACAAGAAAAAGTCAAAGAGCTTTGGTTAACCAATACAGGGGATCAAAGTATTCAAGCACAGGTGAGGGTGAATGCTTGGACACAGCAGAATAATCAAGATACGCTCACCACGTCAAAAAACTTAATTGCCAGTCCAATGGTACTGAGTATTCCAGCCGGACAACGCCAGTTAGTGCGTCTGATGCGCAATGATAAAGATAAAGCTGAGCAATCCAATGAACAAGCATATCGTTTGATTGTTGATGAATTACCTCAAGCACAGACTGATACTCAAAGTGGTTTACAACTGTTATTAAAATATTCCATTCCAGTTTTTTTTAAAACCTCAAACACAAATGACGTTATACAAGGATTCACATCGCTTAAAGATATGAATTTTAAATATAATACCAACACATTAACGATTGATAATCAATCTGGGCAGTATAAACGTTTTAGTCAATTTTCCTATATTGATGAGCAAGGTAAAAAAATACCAATTCAAAGGGGTTTAATGGGATATGTGCTAAGTGGACAAACGATGCAGTGGTCGATTCCAAAGCAGATTCATGTCAGTCCAAAAGGTAAATTTGTTGCTGTGATTAATATGGACTCAAATGAGCAAGTTTTACCCTTATCACCTTGA
- a CDS encoding spore coat U domain-containing protein, with translation MKKVLTTALFAATGLLAIGQVNAAATSTQFQVKIEVLSTCSVNATDIDFGSVNSGVAATDKNGTLNVTCTNQTPYTVGLSSSGAMKHSTDQTATIAYQLFQSNGTTEWNNESNKYSGVGSGNAQQIPVLAKVSGSTNVRAGNYADTVTATVTY, from the coding sequence ATGAAAAAAGTTCTTACTACTGCATTATTCGCTGCAACTGGATTATTGGCGATCGGTCAAGTAAATGCTGCGGCAACATCTACACAATTTCAGGTCAAAATAGAAGTATTGTCGACATGTTCAGTAAATGCGACAGATATTGATTTTGGTAGTGTGAATAGTGGTGTTGCTGCAACAGATAAAAATGGTACGCTCAATGTTACCTGTACCAATCAAACGCCTTATACTGTGGGTTTATCAAGTAGTGGAGCAATGAAACACTCAACTGATCAGACGGCTACAATTGCATATCAACTTTTCCAATCTAACGGTACAACCGAATGGAATAATGAGAGTAATAAGTATTCTGGTGTGGGTTCAGGTAATGCACAGCAAATTCCTGTACTTGCCAAAGTATCAGGATCAACGAATGTCCGTGCTGGTAACTATGCTGATACAGTGACAGCAACTGTAACTTACTAA
- a CDS encoding spore coat U domain-containing protein: MKLIKYAFVVLAVVLVSTYTMSNRDSSQFQVKIQIKETCDIGTGSSSDMDFGTIERSTQNVQASANLNVYCTQGTPYHIALNSEGVLKNINNNTLKLPYRLYQDQSMTREWGNIPAHYYSQHGTGQTQNITIWGKVPDTNVPAGHYSDQVTATITY; encoded by the coding sequence ATGAAGCTAATTAAATATGCATTTGTTGTTCTAGCCGTAGTTTTAGTGTCTACCTATACCATGAGCAATCGTGACTCAAGCCAATTCCAGGTGAAAATACAAATCAAAGAAACCTGTGATATAGGAACAGGTTCATCTTCTGACATGGATTTTGGTACTATTGAACGCAGTACTCAAAATGTACAGGCCTCAGCAAATTTAAATGTTTATTGTACTCAAGGCACACCGTATCATATTGCATTAAATAGCGAAGGCGTGCTAAAAAATATTAATAATAATACTTTAAAATTGCCTTATCGATTATATCAAGATCAGTCTATGACCAGAGAGTGGGGTAATATTCCTGCACATTATTATTCGCAACATGGTACTGGACAAACACAGAATATTACTATTTGGGGAAAAGTGCCAGATACCAATGTACCCGCAGGTCATTATAGCGACCAAGTTACTGCAACCATTACCTATTGA